The following proteins come from a genomic window of Trifolium pratense cultivar HEN17-A07 linkage group LG4, ARS_RC_1.1, whole genome shotgun sequence:
- the LOC123923894 gene encoding dimethylnonatriene synthase-like codes for MDLPSYFQFIASILALLIVHFFSRSIRSPNRPKKFTLFNIKHNKVPEPCYALPFIGHLHLLSTKEPYFRTFSTMAEKYGSIFSLRLGCHKTLVVSSREIAKECLTKNDQVFASRPNVAAGRYLGYNNAILALAPYGDYWRNMRKIATIELLSSHRLEKLKHVRDLEIYSLVKNLYTFLKNSNGAIEVPISKFLDHMTFNIIVRMIAGKRFGGETINQEDSEAWRLRNAIKDTTYLSGVFVVADAIPFLSWFDFQGHVGFMKRTFKEMDFILDMWMHEHFRKRDEGQNGKCEDDFMDVLISMFEEDDEICGHNREVVIKATAMILILTASGSTAITLAWALSLLINHPKVLRQAQQELDNNIGKHKWVQESDIKDLKYLQSIIKETLRLYPPAPLTGIREAIDDCHVAGYHVSKGTRLLINLWKLQRDPQIWSNPNEFQPERFYNTFDQVDFQNQDFGYVPFSYGRRSCAGATFGLQVLHLTLARLIQGFDIYTKEGVIVDMNEGLGLALPKENPLEVMLQPRLPLELYESL; via the exons ATGGATCTTCCttcttattttcaatttattgcaTCCATCTTAGCCTTATTGATTGTACACTTTTTCTCTAGATCTATTAGATCTCCTAATAGACctaaaaaatttacattattCAACATCAAACACAACAAAGTACCCGAACCATGTTATGCTTTACCTTTCATAGGTCACCTTCATCTTTTAAGCACTAAAGAACCATATTTTAGGACATTTTCAACCATGGCTGAAAAATATGGTTCAATCTTTTCCCTTAGGCTTGGTTGTCACAAAACCCTAGTTGTGAGTAGTAGGGAAATTGCCAAAGAATGTCTCACAAAAAATGACCAAGTTTTTGCCTCAAGGCCTAATGTAGCCGCAGGTAGATACCTAGGTTACAATAATGCAATTTTAGCTCTTGCCCCTTATGGTGATTATTGGAGAAATATGAGAAAAATTGCTACTATTGAGCTTTTATCAAGTCATAGACTTGAAAAGCTAAAGCATGTTAGAGATTTAGAGATATATTCTCTAGTAAAAAATTTGtacacatttttaaaaaattctaatggTGCAATTGAAGTACCTATTAGTAAGTTTTTAGATCATATGACATTTAATATAATTGTGAGGATGATAGCTGGGAAAAGATTTGGTGGTGAAACAATAAATCAAGAAGATAGTGAGGCATGGAGATTAAGGAATGCAATTAAAGATACAACATATCTTAGTGGTGTTTTTGTGGTGGCTGATGCTATTCCTTTCCTTAGTTGGTTTGATTTTCAAGGTCATGTTGGTTTCATGAAGAGGACTTTTAAGGAAATGGACTTTATTCTTGATATGTGGATGCATGAGCATTTTAGAAAGAGAGATGAGGGACAAAATGGTAAATGTGAAGATGATTTCATGGATGTGTTGATATCAATGTTTGAAGAGGATGATGAAATTTGTGGCCACAATAGAGAGGTAGTTATCAAAGCAACAGCCATG ATACTTATCCTTACAGCCTCAGGAAGCACAGCAATAACACTAGCATGGGCTCTATCCCTTCTTATAAACCATCCAAAGGTCTTAAGACAAGCCCAACAAGAATTGGACAACAACATAGGAAAACACAAATGGGTCCAAGAATCTGACATCAAAGACCTAAAATATCTTCAATCAATTATCAAAGAGACACTTAGGTTATACCCACCGGCACCCTTAACTGGAATAAGAGAAGCCATTGATGATTGCCACGTGGCAGGATACCATGTTTCTAAAGGCACACGTTTGCTTATTAACCTATGGAAATTACAAAGGGACCCACAAATATGGTCAAACCCTAATGAATTTCAACCTGAGAGATTTTACAACACTTTTGATCAAGTTGATTTTCAAAATCAAGATTTTGGGTATGTGCCATTTAGCTATGGTAGAAGGTCATGTGCTGGTGCAACATTTGGGTTGCAAGTGTTGCATTTGACTTTAGCTAGGTTGATTCAAGGGTTTGATATATACACAAAAGAAGGTGTTATTGTTGATATGAATGAAGGATTGGGATTGGCTTTGCCTAAGGAAAATCCACTTGAGGTTATGTTACAACCACGTCTTCCATTGGAGCTTTATGAAAgtctttga
- the LOC123923896 gene encoding cytochrome P450 CYP82D47-like: MDNFLSQLTTIVLAIALLFLYKIWRIKKPSNKSKGMKPPEPSYTLPIIGHLRLLGNQIPLARIFASFSDKYGPIFQIRLGAYPALIISNQEAIKECFTTNDKILASRPKSSHGIYLGYNYAGFGFASYGTYWTKLKKLIMLELLSSRRIESLRHVYESEIDNFIKDLFLYVKVGKVKVVISEWLERLTFNIITKMICGKRYFEYLQDVDDVEAHGNIVKLIKEFMHISGEFVPKDLIPILGWFGFQGQVLKSMKRIAKDLDTLVGSWVEEHVEKSSNDSNEKHDFIDVMLSTIEDDPASGHNRDTIIKANVMNLMLAGSDSASTIMTWVLALLLNNKNALKHAQEEIDHHIGKNRRVEPSDINNLVYVRAIFKETLRLYPSAPILVPHEGTEDCYIQGYYVPKGTRVFANVWKLHRDSSIWSEPENFSPERFINENGEIDHESHHFKYLPFGLGRRACPGSMFATQVCHITLARLLHGFDFEVPMNEVVDMREGLGITLPKLTPLEVVLTPRLPYELYQ, translated from the exons ATGGATAATTTCCTTTCACAATTAACAACTATAGTACTAGCTATAGCATTATTGTTTCTATACAAAATATGGAGGATTAAAAAACCTAGTAACAAATCTAAGGGTATGAAACCACCAGAACCATCCTATACCTTACCTATAATAGGTCACCTCCGTCTACTAGGAAACCAAATCCCACTTGCAAGAATCTTTGCATCTTTTTCAGACAAATATGGTCCAATTTTCCAAATCCGTTTAGGAGCATACCCTGCCCTTATTATTTCAAACCAAGAAGCAATCAAAGAATGTTTCACAACAAATGACAAAATCTTAGCTTCAAGACCAAAGTCAAGTCATGGAATCTACCTTGGTTATAACTATGCTGGCTTTGGTTTTGCATCCTATGGTACATATTGGACTaagctaaaaaaattaatcatgcTTGAATTACTCTCGTCTCGTCGCATAGAATCGTTGAGACATGTTTACGAATCggaaattgataattttattaaGGATTTATTCTTGTATGTTAAAGTTGGAAAGGTTAAGGTTGTGATTAGTGAATGGTTGGAAAGGTTAACATTTAATATAATCACAAAAATGATTTGTGGAAAAAGATATTTTGAGTATTTACAAGATGTGGATGATGTAGAAGCACATGGTAATATTGTGAAACTTATAAAAGAATTTATGCATATTTCTGGTGAGTTTGTTCCTAAGGATTTGATTCCAATTCTTGGTTGGTTTGGTTTTCAAGGACAAGTTCTTAAATCTATGAAAAGAATTGCTAAAGATTTGGATACACTTGTTGGAAGTTGGGTTGAAGAACATGTTGAGAAGAGTAGTAATGATTCAAATGAGAAACATGATTTTATTGATGTGATGCTTTCTACGATTGAAGATGATCCTGCTTCTGGTCATAATCGCGATACTATTATCAAGGCAAATGTTATG AATCTTATGCTAGCTGGGTCAGACTCAGCATCAACGATAATGACATGGGTACTAGCCCTATTGTTGAATAATAAAAATGCTTTAAAGCATGCACAAGAGGAGATTGACCATCACATAGGTAAGAACAGAAGGGTAGAACCGTCAGACATAAACAATCTAGTTTATGTACGAGCAATTTTCAAAGAAACATTGAGGTTATATCCGTCAGCTCCAATATTAGTACCCCATGAAGGAACAGAAGATTGTTACATTCAAGGCTATTATGTTCCGAAAGGGACACGTGTGTTTGCAAATGTATGGAAATTACATAGAGATTCGAGTATTTGGTCAGAGCCTGAAAATTTTTCCCCTGAGAGATTTATTAATGAGAATGGAGAAATTGATCATGAAAGTCATCATTTTAAGTACCTTCCCTTTGGATTAGGAAGAAGAGCTTGTCCTGGATCTATGTTTGCTACACAAGTTTGTCACATTACACTTGCTCGTTTGCTTCATGgatttgattttgaagtgccaaTGAATGAAGTTGTTGATATGAGAGAAGGGTTGGGTATAACTTTGCCTAAGTTAACTCCATTGGAAGTTGTTTTGACCCCACGATTACCCTATGAACTCTATCAATGA
- the LOC123923893 gene encoding uncharacterized protein LOC123923893 isoform X2: MASSSSSSHGRCLLHNHSHHHHCPHCPLRRHCLHCPLHINNPLQPLNQTQNLPPLLNQPIITSPPHAQISQELEHIELDGDEEDDEPVFVLTDEWREFFAKSEAKRKLEKKQAKKGKK; encoded by the exons atggcttcttcttcttcttcttcccatGGACGCTGCCTTCTCCACAATCACAGTCATCACCACCACTGCCCACACTGCCCCCTCCGCCGTCACTGTCTTCATTGCCCCCTCCACATCAACAACCCTCTTCAACCACTAAATCAAACTCAAAACCTCC CTCCTCTTCTCAATCAACCTATTATTACTTCTCCTCCTCATGCTCA AATTTCACAAGAGCTGGAGCATATTGAGCTAGATGGTGACGAAGAGGATGATGAACCAGTTTTTGTTTTAACTGATGAATGGAGAGAGTTCTTTGCGAAATCTGAAGCTAAGAGGAAACTAG AGAAGAAGCAGGCCaagaagggaaaaaaataa
- the LOC123923893 gene encoding uncharacterized protein LOC123923893 isoform X1, which produces MASSSSSSHGRCLLHNHSHHHHCPHCPLRRHCLHCPLHINNPLQPLNQTQNLPPLLNQPIITSPLLNQPIITSPPHAQISQELEHIELDGDEEDDEPVFVLTDEWREFFAKSEAKRKLEKKQAKKGKK; this is translated from the exons atggcttcttcttcttcttcttcccatGGACGCTGCCTTCTCCACAATCACAGTCATCACCACCACTGCCCACACTGCCCCCTCCGCCGTCACTGTCTTCATTGCCCCCTCCACATCAACAACCCTCTTCAACCACTAAATCAAACTCAAAACCTCCCTCCTCTTCTCAATCAACCTATTATTACTTCTCCTCTTCTCAATCAACCTATTATTACTTCTCCTCCTCATGCTCA AATTTCACAAGAGCTGGAGCATATTGAGCTAGATGGTGACGAAGAGGATGATGAACCAGTTTTTGTTTTAACTGATGAATGGAGAGAGTTCTTTGCGAAATCTGAAGCTAAGAGGAAACTAG AGAAGAAGCAGGCCaagaagggaaaaaaataa
- the LOC123923893 gene encoding uncharacterized protein LOC123923893 isoform X3, producing MASSSSSSHGRCLLHNHSHHHHCPHCPLRRHCLHCPLHINNPLQPLNQTQNLPPLLNQPIITSPHAQISQELEHIELDGDEEDDEPVFVLTDEWREFFAKSEAKRKLEKKQAKKGKK from the exons atggcttcttcttcttcttcttcccatGGACGCTGCCTTCTCCACAATCACAGTCATCACCACCACTGCCCACACTGCCCCCTCCGCCGTCACTGTCTTCATTGCCCCCTCCACATCAACAACCCTCTTCAACCACTAAATCAAACTCAAAACCTCCCTCCTCTTCTCAATCAACCTATTATTACTT CTCCTCATGCTCA AATTTCACAAGAGCTGGAGCATATTGAGCTAGATGGTGACGAAGAGGATGATGAACCAGTTTTTGTTTTAACTGATGAATGGAGAGAGTTCTTTGCGAAATCTGAAGCTAAGAGGAAACTAG AGAAGAAGCAGGCCaagaagggaaaaaaataa